A segment of the Desulfurococcus mucosus DSM 2162 genome:
GAGCTCCAGGTTTAACTCTGGCACAGGCTCAGGTGTCTTCGGAAGCACCTCGACCTGGAATACTCTCTCAACCCCTGTCTTCCTATCCCTGAAAACAGCTTCGAGCACGCCGTGCTCCCTGTCAAGCTTCATCTCTAACACGTCGTTCCTGCCTCCCCTCCTCATCACCCTGTTTAAATCCGTTGATGCAACCATGAATGACTCCTCTCCCTCCGCCTCGAACTCCTCGAAAGCCGTCGCAGGTATACGCACTATTGTGAGCATCGATTTATCGGGGCTTAGAACCTTGACCTCAACGGCTTCAGGGGTCACATAGATAGGGGCTTCATCCGTTACCTTTGCTATGGCCTGAGTAATGTACTTCATCTTGGATGCATTAGGGTAGACTACTC
Coding sequences within it:
- a CDS encoding DNA polymerase sliding clamp, encoding MGGLPKFRVVYPNASKMKYITQAIAKVTDEAPIYVTPEAVEVKVLSPDKSMLTIVRIPATAFEEFEAEGEESFMVASTDLNRVMRRGGRNDVLEMKLDREHGVLEAVFRDRKTGVERVFQVEVLPKTPEPVPELNLELGVVVKMLSEDYRGIVGDAKSIGEEVVLSFEDGKLTVYSSEQQKEYVGVFSEGSPLLYVYATVDKARASYSVDLLSATVKPVSASKQVTVSFDTDKPAKIEYELIGGGQLIYWVVPRVG